The following are from one region of the Melaminivora suipulveris genome:
- the dctP gene encoding TRAP transporter substrate-binding protein DctP yields the protein MQDIKSPFNRRNALKGTLAAVAAPAIITSAHAQAKVTWRVQSHWPKASGSFTASLVPMAKELEERTKGRFKLTLMGAGEIAKGGEVFNVVRRGVVQMGSTAPSYNPDESELMDQYYGVPGTLREPWEMAHLIKNLGLEAALNEQLKAKGVFMMAEKTYPTELVLKKKIKAGDDLSRIKVRSAGSLIDYLSAAGFVPQRIDGPELYQALATGVIDGAHWGAAVGALSMKLWEVAKFQMKPPILLANDVYVINLDAYNKLPEDLRGIFHSLLEERYFRRTVAYQHEEAQATNTGVSKMGVELVQFPDEVQKRMAQASKDILAKDMNKGPKAKEMGDKLLGLMKDLGYV from the coding sequence ATGCAAGACATCAAAAGCCCGTTCAACCGTCGCAACGCCCTCAAGGGCACGCTGGCCGCGGTTGCCGCGCCAGCCATCATCACCAGCGCCCACGCCCAGGCCAAGGTGACCTGGCGCGTACAGTCGCACTGGCCCAAGGCATCGGGCTCGTTCACCGCCAGCCTGGTACCCATGGCCAAGGAACTGGAAGAGCGCACCAAGGGCCGCTTCAAGCTCACCCTGATGGGTGCGGGCGAGATCGCCAAGGGCGGCGAAGTCTTCAACGTGGTGCGCCGCGGCGTGGTGCAGATGGGTTCCACCGCGCCCAGCTACAACCCGGACGAATCCGAGCTGATGGACCAGTACTACGGCGTGCCCGGCACGCTGCGCGAACCCTGGGAGATGGCCCACCTGATCAAGAACCTGGGCCTGGAGGCGGCGCTCAACGAGCAACTCAAGGCCAAGGGCGTGTTCATGATGGCCGAGAAGACCTACCCCACCGAGCTGGTGCTGAAAAAGAAGATCAAGGCTGGCGACGATCTCTCGCGCATCAAGGTGCGCTCGGCGGGCAGCCTGATCGACTATCTGTCGGCGGCCGGCTTCGTGCCGCAGCGCATCGACGGGCCTGAGCTGTACCAGGCGCTGGCCACCGGCGTGATCGACGGCGCGCACTGGGGCGCGGCCGTGGGCGCGCTGTCCATGAAGCTGTGGGAGGTGGCCAAGTTCCAGATGAAGCCGCCGATCCTGCTGGCCAACGACGTGTACGTCATCAACCTGGACGCCTACAACAAGCTGCCCGAGGACCTGCGCGGCATCTTCCACAGCCTGCTGGAGGAGCGCTACTTCCGCCGCACCGTGGCCTATCAGCACGAGGAGGCGCAGGCCACCAACACCGGTGTGTCCAAGATGGGCGTGGAGCTGGTGCAGTTCCCCGACGAGGTGCAAAAGCGCATGGCGCAGGCCTCCAAGGACATCCTGGCCAAGGACATGAACAAGGGTCCCAAGGCCAAGGAGATGGGCGACAAGCTGCTGGGCCTGATGAAGGACCTGGGCTACGTCTGA